The following are from one region of the Gammaproteobacteria bacterium genome:
- a CDS encoding M1 family peptidase, producing MAIFTVIRHCFLLSLACFTVAPALSAPPLLKPNDVEYDITVKIDPVNRTLEGKSFITVNRPRELQLLLGAAYEVTQAEFNDGPLGIGREQVNQPHIWNIPFHFRQQIQFLIQWKGTLAPLDTSLDHQQTLARPVAVSGAGGTFLPDGSNWYPRVAGQLARYKVKVELPSGQKGLVAGRLIEESESEQGYQATFEFSHPAEGIDLMAGPYVIEAQTHENSKHKPVQLRTYFHPQISSLSKDYLDAVKRYLDMYESRIGDYPYSEFSVVSSPTPTGFGMPTLTYLGIDVLQLPFIRNTSLGHEVLHNWWGNGVYPDYRSGNWSEGLTTFMADYAYKEQESDAAAREMRLGWLRDFAALQPGQDEPLTVFTSRTHGASKIVGYNKAAMFFFMLRDHLGEAAFQRSLQGLWATRRFQITSWQDVQKIFEMVSGQPLEAFFAQWLNRSGAPAIEIAEVTSVAMDSGHELSITLKQADPPYQLQVPVAIETQQGSTIHRLDLQQLQQTFTLKLPDKPLSVSLDPDLRLFRQLATGEAPPILREVMVNAATQTVLLSDQPEIRKIAETLAGKLQDRKLEIIAQDDPLTSAPALVIGLQTEVDAWLAAKQLPARPDEISKKGSAQVWTVTRSGDASLAIVSAQDAASLEALIRPLPHYGRQSYLVFEGRQAIEKGIWPVRVQKIEVDE from the coding sequence ATGGCTATTTTTACCGTTATCCGGCATTGTTTTTTACTTTCTCTCGCTTGTTTTACTGTTGCACCTGCTTTATCGGCCCCTCCGCTGCTCAAGCCGAACGACGTTGAATATGACATCACAGTCAAAATTGATCCGGTCAATCGCACGCTGGAAGGAAAAAGCTTCATTACCGTCAATAGACCGAGAGAACTGCAGTTGCTGCTGGGAGCAGCATACGAGGTAACGCAAGCGGAATTTAACGATGGCCCATTGGGGATCGGCCGTGAACAAGTCAATCAACCGCATATTTGGAATATTCCGTTCCATTTCCGCCAGCAAATCCAGTTTTTGATTCAATGGAAGGGCACACTGGCGCCGCTGGATACTTCGCTCGATCATCAACAAACATTAGCCAGACCGGTTGCGGTCAGCGGTGCAGGTGGCACTTTTCTGCCGGATGGATCGAATTGGTATCCACGCGTGGCCGGTCAACTGGCGCGTTATAAAGTCAAAGTCGAGCTGCCATCCGGGCAGAAGGGTTTAGTGGCAGGCCGGCTCATTGAAGAAAGCGAATCCGAACAAGGATACCAGGCCACATTTGAATTTTCACATCCGGCCGAAGGCATTGATTTGATGGCCGGGCCATATGTCATCGAAGCGCAGACGCATGAAAATAGCAAACATAAGCCGGTGCAATTACGCACTTATTTTCATCCGCAAATCAGCAGTCTGTCGAAGGATTATCTCGATGCGGTGAAACGTTATTTGGATATGTACGAATCCAGGATCGGCGATTATCCGTATAGCGAATTCAGCGTGGTATCGAGTCCCACGCCGACGGGATTTGGCATGCCGACACTGACCTATCTTGGCATCGATGTGCTGCAATTACCATTTATCCGCAATACTTCGCTCGGTCACGAGGTACTGCACAACTGGTGGGGCAACGGTGTTTATCCGGATTACCGCAGCGGTAATTGGTCCGAAGGATTAACGACATTCATGGCGGATTATGCCTATAAGGAACAGGAAAGTGACGCAGCCGCACGTGAAATGCGGTTGGGCTGGTTGCGCGACTTTGCCGCGCTGCAGCCGGGGCAAGATGAGCCGTTAACCGTATTCACCTCACGCACGCACGGTGCGTCGAAAATCGTCGGCTATAACAAAGCCGCGATGTTTTTCTTCATGCTGCGCGATCATTTGGGTGAAGCGGCTTTTCAGCGCTCCTTGCAAGGGCTATGGGCAACGCGGCGTTTCCAAATCACGTCGTGGCAAGACGTGCAAAAAATTTTTGAAATGGTTTCTGGACAACCGCTGGAGGCCTTTTTTGCGCAATGGCTTAATCGCAGCGGCGCGCCCGCGATTGAAATCGCCGAAGTGACAAGCGTGGCGATGGATTCCGGACACGAATTATCGATCACGCTGAAACAAGCAGATCCACCGTATCAGTTGCAGGTTCCGGTTGCAATCGAAACGCAACAAGGCAGCACAATTCACCGGCTCGATTTGCAGCAACTGCAGCAAACATTCACGCTAAAATTGCCGGACAAACCATTATCCGTTTCACTCGATCCCGATTTGCGTCTGTTCCGGCAACTGGCAACAGGCGAAGCACCGCCGATTCTGCGCGAAGTGATGGTCAATGCCGCTACGCAGACGGTTTTATTATCCGATCAACCGGAAATCCGCAAAATTGCCGAAACACTCGCCGGTAAATTGCAAGACCGCAAACTTGAAATAATCGCGCAGGACGATCCGCTAACTTCTGCCCCGGCACTCGTGATCGGTTTACAAACGGAAGTCGACGCCTGGCTTGCTGCCAAACAGTTACCCGCCCGGCCGGATGAAATCAGCAAAAAAGGCAGCGCGCAAGTTTGGACAGTGACACGCAGCGGCGACGCATCGCTCGCCATCGTTTCTGCACAAGATGCCGCCTCGCTCGAAGCACTGATTCGTCCGTTGCCGCATTACGGGCGGCAAAGTTATCTTGTATTTGAGGGCCGACAAGCGATTGAAAAAGGAATTTGGCCAGTACGGGTGCAAAAGATTGAGGTTGATGAATAG
- a CDS encoding helix-turn-helix domain-containing protein, with product MSHSKFRETRILSGLSKEEAAEMLRVTYRTAHNWESGRVQVPYAAFKLLHILTGYELPSDDWRGWKFSGEALMVTRGQKIHCGRFKLPFTYFCNGQAMAA from the coding sequence GTGAGTCATTCAAAGTTCCGCGAAACCCGCATTTTATCCGGGCTTAGCAAGGAGGAAGCTGCAGAAATGCTTCGTGTTACATACCGCACAGCGCACAACTGGGAATCTGGGCGGGTTCAAGTGCCCTACGCGGCTTTTAAGCTTCTGCACATTCTAACAGGTTACGAGCTTCCTAGTGACGATTGGAGGGGCTGGAAGTTCTCGGGTGAGGCCCTTATGGTCACCCGAGGGCAAAAAATTCACTGCGGTCGATTTAAATTACCTTTCACTTACTTTTGCAATGGCCAGGCAATGGCGGCTTGA
- a CDS encoding zonular occludens toxin, translating to MSIELLTAVPGGGKTSYAVWHVIKKAVEEGRTVYTIGIPKLTLPTIELTYDYLKTWYEQDIVDGLPVLKHLDHGALIVVDEVQKLWPSKGTQASKDIEELSEHRHYGLTFFLMTQSPSLVHKKVLALVNPHYHIVPRWSGRTIYEWPEYRVNTSAGTARRVAVSKPYKLPKQAFKLYHSATQHIVPETTIPRAVYFFVLSVVFTVAIGFYTFQRITSKSEVPDNLKTDSATQQPAEEQRTVSLKPNIVPVSAAPDPIYIEPSNRFNSIQILTASIDWSTVKACLKNAKSCICYGQSFERLLIERPTCELAVEYGWPGKKT from the coding sequence ATGAGTATTGAACTTTTAACGGCTGTTCCTGGTGGCGGCAAAACTTCCTATGCGGTTTGGCATGTCATAAAAAAAGCGGTGGAAGAGGGCAGAACCGTTTATACAATCGGCATTCCCAAACTCACACTTCCAACGATTGAATTAACGTATGACTATCTGAAAACCTGGTATGAGCAAGACATTGTTGATGGTCTGCCGGTCTTGAAGCACCTGGATCACGGCGCTTTAATTGTCGTTGATGAAGTTCAGAAACTCTGGCCAAGCAAAGGTACCCAGGCATCAAAAGATATTGAAGAACTCTCAGAACACCGGCATTACGGCCTTACTTTCTTCTTAATGACGCAATCGCCCTCATTAGTCCATAAAAAAGTTCTGGCGCTCGTAAATCCCCATTATCACATTGTCCCGCGCTGGTCTGGCCGCACCATCTACGAATGGCCTGAATATCGAGTTAACACCAGTGCCGGAACCGCCCGGCGTGTTGCTGTCTCAAAACCCTATAAGCTGCCGAAACAAGCTTTTAAACTCTATCACTCCGCAACACAACACATTGTCCCTGAAACAACCATCCCCCGCGCTGTTTACTTCTTCGTTCTTTCAGTTGTCTTTACTGTTGCAATCGGTTTCTATACCTTTCAGAGAATCACTTCAAAATCTGAGGTTCCGGATAATTTAAAAACGGATAGCGCAACGCAACAACCGGCCGAAGAACAAAGAACCGTTTCGCTAAAACCTAATATCGTTCCTGTTTCTGCCGCTCCTGATCCCATCTATATTGAACCGTCCAATCGTTTCAACTCAATACAAATACTCACTGCTTCAATTGACTGGTCAACTGTAAAAGCCTGCCTCAAGAACGCTAAATCCTGCATTTGTTACGGGCAAAGCTTCGAGCGCCTTTTAATTGAAAGGCCCACTTGTGAGCTTGCCGTTGAATATGGCTGGCCCGGTAAAAAGACTTAA
- a CDS encoding DUF2523 domain-containing protein: MLAPFITPILTAFRWLALTAIPFMASAFVVGLLVKIGVAITSWAVISWAAEYLRDFANAQLATIGSGELGQSVISMLSLFGVFEGISLIVSCYLAKATWLSVQPSLTWLNPPAP, translated from the coding sequence ATGCTTGCTCCATTCATTACACCGATTCTGACTGCCTTTCGATGGCTTGCGCTCACTGCCATACCATTTATGGCATCGGCTTTTGTTGTTGGCCTTTTGGTTAAAATCGGCGTGGCTATTACCTCCTGGGCTGTCATCTCCTGGGCTGCTGAATATCTGCGGGATTTTGCCAATGCGCAGCTTGCAACCATCGGCTCCGGCGAACTCGGACAATCGGTCATATCCATGCTCTCACTCTTTGGCGTTTTTGAAGGCATTTCCCTGATCGTTTCCTGTTACCTGGCCAAGGCTACCTGGCTGAGTGTCCAGCCTTCGTTAACCTGGCTTAATCCACCGGCTCCTTAA
- a CDS encoding DUF2523 domain-containing protein → MKTILVPLAQFLDTYLGSFARNVLTSLGFGVISFAGIKLVFDELVALAQTHFLSMASDALSIVQLAGVGEAIGITVGAITYRLTITTMSQIGILPS, encoded by the coding sequence ATGAAAACAATCTTAGTTCCTCTTGCTCAGTTTCTCGATACTTACCTGGGTTCTTTCGCCCGCAATGTCCTGACAAGTCTTGGCTTCGGCGTGATCTCCTTTGCCGGAATCAAATTGGTATTTGATGAGCTCGTTGCACTTGCCCAAACGCATTTTCTCTCTATGGCCTCTGATGCGCTTTCAATCGTCCAGCTGGCCGGAGTAGGGGAAGCAATCGGTATCACTGTAGGCGCTATCACTTACCGCCTAACCATCACAACGATGTCACAAATCGGAATCCTTCCCTCATGA
- a CDS encoding DNA replication protein has product MMNLIPVFVDYLTIRQVHDGGKLPIINGGRVLRIDSDGEIEYTVDTRQGLEGSFDSRVEVRCDGHQVEFSGNISRYGRSDNLFGFTFDGCIERINALLKSLDLPPFTSGKLYKFADSGWTWTGARVSRIDITCNYVTGSMIDSEALLRNMAGHHIGRQKGSLSVNGATVEYGRGSKYVYGKLYCKTTELKKHRSKKSGQHVSDEVIEFCNSLGVIREEFTLKSRFLLQNGLAYLGAITDSLLIEVYMNRTQLQRLEQVKYEDFNDLPKHIRSTYVSWKYGFPLNLNERTFYRHRKALLSYGIDISIPNNVQTMPIKVKTIELAALTAPDWYIKKYA; this is encoded by the coding sequence GCGGCCGGGTACTGCGCATAGATTCCGATGGTGAAATTGAATACACCGTGGACACACGGCAGGGCCTGGAAGGAAGTTTTGATAGTAGGGTAGAAGTCCGTTGCGATGGTCACCAGGTGGAATTCTCCGGGAATATTTCACGCTATGGCAGATCGGATAATTTGTTTGGTTTTACGTTTGATGGCTGTATTGAGCGCATTAATGCATTGCTCAAGTCGCTCGATTTACCGCCTTTCACCTCCGGCAAGCTGTACAAATTCGCTGATTCCGGCTGGACGTGGACAGGTGCCCGAGTCAGCCGGATAGACATAACCTGCAATTATGTCACCGGCTCCATGATCGACTCGGAAGCATTACTCCGCAATATGGCAGGACACCACATTGGCAGACAAAAAGGCTCGTTATCCGTCAACGGCGCAACGGTCGAATACGGCCGCGGTTCAAAGTATGTTTACGGCAAACTCTACTGCAAAACCACCGAACTCAAAAAACACCGCTCTAAAAAATCCGGTCAGCACGTATCCGATGAAGTCATTGAATTCTGCAACTCCCTCGGTGTAATACGCGAGGAGTTTACGCTTAAATCGCGTTTCCTTCTACAAAATGGCCTTGCCTACTTAGGCGCAATCACTGATTCACTATTAATAGAGGTTTATATGAACAGAACCCAATTGCAACGACTGGAGCAAGTTAAATATGAAGATTTCAATGATCTTCCTAAGCATATTAGATCCACCTATGTCAGTTGGAAATACGGCTTTCCACTGAACCTTAATGAAAGAACCTTTTACCGTCACAGAAAAGCTCTCCTTTCATACGGCATTGATATTTCCATCCCCAACAACGTGCAAACCATGCCCATCAAGGTAAAAACCATCGAACTGGCGGCACTTACTGCGCCGGATTGGTACATCAAGAAATACGCATAA
- a CDS encoding ChaN family lipoprotein produces MTNGKITRCSNLMCLIVVLMSLAASPASAVIIPAKKPAPAHCVPLGDWIIPGSGKAPQQEVIARAAKASVVLLGETHINADHHRWQLQTLAVLHAQRPNMVIGFEMFPRRVQPALDKWIAGELSEKEFLRAAEWDHVWNTDANLYLPLFHFARMNRIPMLALNIETSLRRQVAEKGFYGVPVEEREGLTRPAEPSQAYVDYLLPIYKQHDRKQKKDDETTQDDPDFRRFIAGQQLWDRAMAQILQQAITGSAGTEKPLVVGVMGTGHVLHGFGVTHQLHDLGVKSVTALLPWDSDKSCKNLVAGVADAVFGVLPHVSDSVRPQFQRLGIRYEMGRGGAVILQVEKNSVADAAKLQDSDVILEMAGVPVKVLEDVTNIVKRQAPGTWLPIKIKRDEQEMLIVAKFPAAKH; encoded by the coding sequence ATGACAAATGGCAAAATAACCCGGTGCAGTAACTTGATGTGTCTGATCGTTGTGCTCATGAGCCTGGCAGCGAGTCCTGCAAGTGCAGTGATTATCCCGGCGAAAAAACCGGCACCTGCTCATTGTGTGCCGTTGGGGGATTGGATTATTCCCGGTTCCGGCAAGGCTCCGCAGCAGGAAGTGATCGCGCGCGCAGCTAAAGCGTCGGTGGTGCTGCTCGGCGAAACGCACATCAACGCTGATCATCACCGCTGGCAATTGCAGACGCTGGCGGTTTTGCATGCGCAACGCCCGAATATGGTGATCGGTTTTGAAATGTTTCCGCGCCGTGTGCAACCTGCACTGGATAAATGGATTGCCGGTGAATTGAGTGAAAAGGAATTTCTGCGTGCGGCCGAGTGGGATCATGTTTGGAATACCGATGCCAACCTGTATTTGCCGTTGTTTCATTTTGCCCGCATGAATCGCATTCCAATGCTGGCGCTGAATATCGAAACGAGCTTGCGCCGCCAGGTGGCGGAGAAGGGGTTTTACGGTGTTCCGGTGGAAGAGCGCGAAGGCTTGACGCGTCCGGCGGAACCCAGTCAGGCGTACGTCGATTATTTGCTGCCGATTTATAAGCAGCACGACCGCAAACAGAAAAAAGACGATGAAACCACCCAGGACGACCCGGATTTCCGCCGCTTTATCGCCGGACAGCAATTATGGGATCGCGCCATGGCGCAAATTCTGCAGCAAGCCATTACAGGATCGGCGGGTACGGAAAAACCGCTGGTGGTCGGTGTCATGGGCACGGGGCATGTGTTGCATGGTTTCGGCGTCACGCACCAACTACACGATTTGGGAGTCAAATCCGTTACCGCATTGTTACCTTGGGATAGCGATAAGTCCTGCAAGAATCTGGTTGCCGGTGTAGCCGATGCGGTATTCGGTGTGCTGCCGCATGTTTCCGATTCAGTCCGTCCGCAATTTCAGCGCCTCGGTATCCGCTACGAAATGGGTAGAGGAGGTGCGGTGATATTGCAAGTGGAGAAAAACAGCGTCGCCGATGCCGCCAAGTTGCAGGATTCCGATGTGATTCTCGAGATGGCCGGTGTGCCAGTCAAAGTTTTGGAAGATGTCACGAACATTGTAAAACGCCAAGCCCCGGGTACTTGGTTGCCGATCAAAATCAAGCGCGATGAACAGGAAATGTTGATTGTCGCAAAATTCCCCGCAGCGAAGCATTAA
- a CDS encoding ComF family protein, whose product MKVNVMKLYGPWDAGYVLDRHVLSSEMTGYNEHGHIAFNTIRSDAGEAAYQLKYKSDFSQLQLLSNAIATEIVPKLGFISFVAPIPPSKTRFRQPVIELAREVGKIISKPCLENVLVKHSATSQMKDISRDERKSVLLSSFSYSDTLANDCKYNILLIDDLYSSGATFEAACTILRQYQKIQCIYVAAVSRTK is encoded by the coding sequence ATGAAAGTCAATGTAATGAAATTATACGGCCCATGGGATGCTGGTTATGTTCTTGATCGGCATGTATTGAGTAGTGAAATGACCGGGTACAACGAACACGGACATATAGCTTTCAATACTATTAGAAGTGATGCAGGCGAAGCAGCATACCAACTTAAATACAAATCAGATTTTTCTCAACTTCAACTGCTGTCTAATGCTATTGCCACAGAGATTGTTCCAAAACTTGGATTCATTTCTTTTGTCGCTCCAATACCGCCCTCGAAAACGCGATTCCGCCAGCCTGTAATTGAGCTAGCGCGCGAAGTCGGAAAAATCATCAGCAAACCATGCCTTGAGAATGTCTTAGTCAAGCACAGTGCAACATCACAAATGAAGGATATATCTAGAGACGAAAGAAAATCCGTATTGCTTAGTTCATTTTCATATAGTGACACTTTAGCGAATGATTGTAAGTACAATATTCTATTAATTGATGACTTATATTCGTCTGGCGCTACTTTTGAAGCGGCTTGTACTATATTGAGGCAATACCAAAAAATTCAGTGCATTTATGTTGCAGCAGTTAGCAGGACAAAATGA
- a CDS encoding PEP-CTERM sorting domain-containing protein, producing the protein MYTNFVRKISYITLGSALFSLSFITSAATITFETIPPNPSNFEVNVSSIGQIQFSRPYYNPNLEWVGIPVADISALYGHINLSASGPMGGFVTDGLRISLVNGATFNFESAYFGMTHPFDTRNIVAHGYIAGSEIYTTSIMPDQKATFVNFDWVGVDLVAFDVHYSSGYLTIDDLSYSLLSPVPEPSAAMLAMCGLIVVGVAFKRRKDV; encoded by the coding sequence ATGTATACAAACTTTGTCAGAAAAATTAGTTACATAACACTAGGCAGTGCGCTCTTCAGCCTTAGTTTTATTACATCAGCTGCTACCATTACGTTTGAGACGATACCGCCGAATCCCTCAAATTTTGAGGTGAATGTGTCGTCAATTGGACAAATCCAGTTTAGTAGACCTTACTACAACCCGAATTTGGAATGGGTTGGCATTCCTGTGGCGGATATCTCTGCTCTATATGGGCATATCAACTTGTCGGCGAGTGGCCCAATGGGCGGCTTCGTTACGGATGGCCTACGCATTTCATTAGTCAATGGAGCGACGTTTAACTTTGAATCAGCGTATTTCGGAATGACACACCCATTCGACACTCGGAACATTGTTGCTCACGGTTACATCGCGGGATCGGAAATATATACGACCTCGATAATGCCGGATCAGAAGGCAACTTTCGTCAACTTTGACTGGGTCGGTGTTGACTTGGTGGCATTTGATGTTCATTATTCAAGTGGTTACCTAACCATTGATGACCTTTCCTATTCCCTATTATCTCCCGTCCCAGAACCTTCAGCAGCTATGCTTGCGATGTGTGGTCTCATAGTTGTCGGCGTTGCGTTCAAACGAAGGAAAGATGTATAG